The sequence below is a genomic window from Ovis aries strain OAR_USU_Benz2616 breed Rambouillet chromosome 19, ARS-UI_Ramb_v3.0, whole genome shotgun sequence.
TGAAGATATGGAAGAATGTGACTCACCTTTCGAGAAAACTGCACCCTGTCAGAGCTAGATGGAACTAGGTAAAGCCACCAAGTATCAGAGAAGTAAAGGGCCTTATCTGAACACCAACTGTGAGGTTAATAGTAAAGCTAAGATGAGAAACCCAGCAAGTGAGTGTCCTTTTCCATGACCCCTGCTCCTCCTGACTTCAGCACAGCCTCTATCCTTGGTGCTTCAACCCCAGACATACTGCTTGCCTTGTGTCTATACACTGCAGTTTTCTGAAGCTAGGCACAGTCTTAATGCAGAGCCACTCATGAACAAAATGGTGGAAAAACAACTCATTTTTGAATTAGAATGATTTAATTAGAGGAGCTGGGGAAGAGACAGAGTGAGAAGGACAGCATAAGCTTCTTTTTACTGTAATGCTCAATGATGACAGTCAAAGTTCAGAAGGCCAGGGCCCATTCCCTAATACCTTGTGCAGATCTGAAAGCTGCTGGTGTTTGATTAAAACTTCTTTATTAGGAAATTGCCTTCTGCAGAGCAGGCAAGCCAGTTTATTCCAGTCAGTGAGTTTGTCTTCTTCATTCTCCTTCTTGGTCAGCTCCTCCCGCTGCGGGGGGTGTGCTGTGCGGGGCTGTGGAGGAGGGgtctgctcctcctcctcttcctcctcatagTCACTGTCTCCTCCATATTCACCCAGGAGGCCAATCAGAGGGTTTACCACCTTAGGCTGGAAGGAGAAGGCCAGGGATTAACACAACCTCAACCTGTATTTGGGGCGTGTTTTCTAGATATTCTGATATGGGcatctcatttcttctcttttggttTGGATAATGAACTGGGTTCAAAACAGGCCCACTGACCACACTGTTCATCTTCCAGATGGAAGCAACATGGCTTGAGCTTGATTTTTCTCCTTGTCCACTGACATAAGCCAGAAAGGTTCCCTTAGAAGTGACATTAGCAATAGAAGAGTgatgagaaggaagagaaatggaaactcacaTAGCCCTCAAAGAAAGAGTTTAAAAGTTACAAGTTACTTTTAAAGAGGCAGAGACATTGTAAcccatggagaaaagacaacttTCATCCAGGGCACAGAAACCCCTATAGCAAGAGAGATTTAGGCGATGGACTAAAACTAACTAAAGGATAAACACTCAGGTAAATAGATCCAGTTCCTGAATAAGGTAAAGACAAAGGCAGGGTTAGGATAGACATTACAGTGAACTGAATCAACAATGTAGAGCAGCAAAAAGTATTTATCATGAGTTtatagaaaatgttaaataatgaTACATGATCATTGGCCTAGCATCAAAATAACTTTTGATTACCTTGAGACTATCACTTTTAAGGCATCTAAAAAATGGGTACGTGTTAACCCTTGTTCACTCTGGCGGGCAAATGATAAAAATGACATATGCATGCACTTGACATTTAAGATGTTTTCATGCAGCATCATAAAGTAGAAAACATTAGGGCCAGGAAAACATATTTCCTTGGTCATTTAGAAGAGAAGAATTAACAAAACCAAGATTCTAACTTAAAAATGGCTGGCATTCTCTGGTCTAGTAGGAACGGAGAAAAAGGACAGATAACGGTCTCTGAGTCTCAAGGAACACTCCTACTAACAGACAGGAAAATGCACCTCATGTTTACACTCAAGAGCAGTCCTTGTCTGTGAGACACAGAGAACTACAGGACCAGTACCGAAGTGAGTCATCAACCTTTGAACCTTCTTTCCCATTTGCAATCAGCCCCAGCCCTAGCCCAGCACATCAGCTTAGCCTTACTGGTGGAGGACTCTCTTCCTTCTTCACAGTGGGAGGCAGAGGCTTCTTAAACACATCTTCTGGGGGAGCTGTCCCCTCACTGGCATTTTCCTGAAACTGATCAAAATCCCAGGTAATTTTTATATGATACTCATAAAAGCTGGGTTTAGAGTTCACCTGTTGAAGTGAGTCTGATTTTCCAAACCTCTTAATTTGTGAAATATCTGTGATATTACTATAgtgattccaaaataaaaaaagatttaaacacATCCCATTTAGTATATATTGAGTGATTACCCTATGTCAGGTACCATATGGTACATTTATGTACATTATCTCTTTCAGCCTTTACTACAATTCTATCTAGAAAGATATATACATTTAGTGTGCACTGTGGCGAAAAGAAAGCagggttcccatgccctcttaCCCTCGTGACTCCTCGgtcttttttctccttgctgTCTCTTTTTGATGTTTCCTTCTTGCTACTTGACTTTCCTTGACTGCTAGGTTTCTTCTCCTTGATATCTTCTTCCTCAGGGGACCCAGGATCCTGGGGTACATAGACTTCTTGCTGCAAAACAGTTAAGTCTATAGAACATTTCACTTTTCCAGAAATTCCACGTCTAAGGAGCACAGTTCTCTTCTGAGGGAAAGAAACAGCTTTCTCTCTCTtgccttagaggaaaacatattaAACAACCTAAAAACCCACTCCAGGGGTCAAAAGGTAGCCAGACCACTCACTGTCCATTTTTCCCAAGAGCAGCACTGTTCTCACCTGTAATGTCACAAGGCATtgatttttctatatatacaaCAGTTAACATGAAGATTACCATCTTTAAAATCCACCTACATAattacaactcaatataaaaccTGGACAtttaaaaacaccaaaaaaacccaaaacaaaacatacacacCAAAATAAAgacttcctttatggtccagtagttaagaatctgcctgccaatgcaggggacaaaggtTCAATTCTTGGCTTAAgaagctcccacatgctgtggagcaactaaatccatgcgccacaactactaagcccatgaTCTACAGCCTGTGAGcggcaactgctgaagccccatGCCTAGAGCCTAcgcttggcaacaagagaagccactgcaatgagaagcccactcgcTGCAACGAAGCGTAgttcccactcaccacaactagagaaaagctcgcgCAGCCATGAGGACCCAGCACATCCAAAACTAAATcaatcaatcttaaaaaaaaaaaaatatatatatatatataaaagaatgattTACAAAATAACAAAGCCCCAAACTCACCTGTGTATTGGGGTCATAGTAAGTTCCTGCCAAGGGATCATAATAGTAGCCAGTAGCAGAATCATATATGTAGCAGTCAGATGAAGCTAGAGGGAATAAAACCAGAGCCAGAGTTAGCCCATGTCCAAAGAAGCCCTTGCTGGGGACTCATCAAGAACAATCTAAGAAGGAGGCTGGCCAACCGAAAACCTGTAGATGGAGCTCTCTGAGTGAGCACCCCTTGTCTCTTGCCAACTTTGTGaccatcaggatttttttttttttcaagatttcaaTTAATGGGCAATCAAACTAGAAAGAACAATAGAAATAAGACAAAGGTTACTCACACTGTTGTCCTTGTCGATTTACATCGGAAGACCAGTCTGAATTTCTGCCACCTCCCCGCCTATCTCGGAAATATTTTTTACCCTATCAcagaaaaacaagttaaaattatGGAACTTCGGATAGCCATTTACCTTAACAATCAGCCATTAGAGAGAACTGAAGGTCACTTTTTCAGTCACTTGAGGATCTTAACAAAGCACTccccaactgctgaagcctacctGATAGCAGTGCATATGGTCAGAATGGTCCCCAGAATCATTTCTGCAACAAACAACACAACATGTCTTGAGCCTGCTACCGAAAGCCACCTGAGGGGTGCCCAACCCTAACAGATCTGCTGAGAAACTCTATTCCCCCCGTGGCACGGAAAGGAATCAACCCAGATAGCAGGTCTGGTGATGCAGAGATTCCTGAAGGGAGAAGCAGCGGGACTCCTGTATAACTATCTGCTGGAGGAAAACAGCAATTGAGGGTACCAGAGCAGAGCTGACCGCTCCCTGTAAGCCTGCCTCTCTGATGCTGCCACTTTCCAGTTACCACTTCTGGGTCAAGATGAGTGAAGGAGTAAAGAATAAGATTTCCCAGCACTATGGGGGTATGAACAAAGTCAAGACAGCATTTTCTTAGGATTTCAGGGAGCAAGGATATTTTGCAATTTGTTTGCATATACAAGGCTGTACCATCACCTGGGGCCCAAAGAGACCAGAGagttaagaggggaaaaaaaaataagtactcAGTACtactatttaaaaggaaaaaaaaaaaaaaaaatctagagaaagaacaaggcaagccatagaaaaagaaaatatacatgtgAATCTGAGGCAACTTACACTGGGAAAGCATGCTTTACCATCTGTATCTCCAGTCAGAGGTAAGAGCTGCCTCCCAAACATCTGAGTGGGATAACACAAAGGAGTCCCATCCCTCTGCTTTACCTTCGTTTTCCAGTGGCCAGGTTTACAGCTACCATTTTCCCAGCAATGCTAAATGGTGGATCAAGGTTCTGCAAGATTTTCACTACTCGAAGAGCTTCCTGGGGAAACAAACACTCATTTgaacccaaagaaagaaaaggacatgtcctatgaaagaaaactgaacatggattttccttctcaaaaaaaaaaaaacaaaaaacctttatTAAACATATGTTCTGGTCATCATTATAACACTAAGAGCACACTGGCAAAAATAAGCAACCCTTAATGAAGCGCTGATCAGAATAATGGTCAGTGTAGCCATCAGTTCTTAGTATCAATTTCAAAAGTTCAAATCCGCTTCTTTTAGTCTGCAACTGTCACTGCATCAGATCCAGCTTACAAAGTCTCTTGTGATTTTTTTGAGTGCAAAACATAATTTTCATTGCTACCCTCGCATTACTTACATGGAAAAGGGCCCCACAACTAGAAATTCAAGGCACAAGAATCTATTAAAGCAACACTTTGAGGAAAAAGTGAATGTTCTGTTACCATCAAACATAAAACTGTGATTGGtcaaaatgattttaagaaattagaaaattcaaCAAAATCTTGAAAAGGTTCAGTACTCAGATTTTCCAAGTGACTAAGCTGTCACTATTTTAACTGGAAACTGAAATGCCACCAGACAAGAAATAGACCTGGAAAGCCACTCAGAGTTCCAACTTTCTAGGGCAGTCACTTCACCTGAATGagccaaagaaaacaataacagGGGTTATGGTGCCAAGTGGCACATGACAACTTTAAGGGTCAAGTCCTTCCAACCTTCTTGAGGTTTCCATAGGCAGTTGTTCCTAGGCCATCCCGGGGTGAAAGGAGAGGGTGAGGGGCCTGGGGGATGGGGGTGATGGACAACTGCAACTCACTGCGTGGGAGTCCAGGTCAATAAAGCCATAGGTGTGGCCCATGTGTCCTGTTCTGTTCTTGATGATACGGATGTTGGCAGTAGTAAGGCGGACATAGGGCTCCAGCACTTCCACTATCACCTCCGGTGGAGTGGAACGATAGATGCGTTTTAGCATGATTGCTGAACAAACCAAGCACAAatgggagaggagaaaggaaagagagaaaggtttACAATTTTGAAGGCTTCAGAGtttgagtgtattttttttttcatactgcaGATATTACCCTGCTCTACCAAGGGTGATTCTATTAGTTAAATACTTCACACTTTTCTTCACAATACTTAGAAATCTAAAGTTATGCCTTGCTACATTTGAATAGAAACTTGCTAGTTGGAGGATACAGATTCTGACAGCGAGGCCTGCAAAAAACAATAGCGTCTACAATCAGGTTGAGCTGTTTTACTAAGGTGTAGGAAGTCACAGTATAGGTCATCTATGCCCCAACCGTGGTGGTCACAGACTGGTACATGCCCTGACAAACCACTTACTTTTGCTTTCCCCATCCTGGCGTGTCTCCCCAGACCACGGCTCCTTCTCTCGGTCTCTTCGGAAGGTGAATCCTTCCCTTCGAGGAGGCAGATACCTTTCTGATTCTCTCTTTTGATGTCCCAAGCGTGGTTCTtgtccttcttccctcttcttgggTTCAGATTCCTTATCAGCTGACCTTGAGGGTTGGCTGGCTTGTTTTTCTGATAGTGCTGGTATGGATGTTTTCTGAGGCTGAGGGTAGGTTACTAATTCTTGCTTAGCTTCTGTCATTAGacgaacagaaatagaaaaagaatctcCAACAGGTTTTAATCCCCCAAACACAACACTACTCTTGTGGTTCCTCCTTACTTGCCAACAAATACTCGCactagaatgtttttatttttgggttttttggccacagtgagcaacatgtgggatcttatttccctgaccagggattgaacctgtgcccctggcagtggaagctcagagtcttagccactataCTGCCAGGGAACTGGCTTATATCCTGCAAGCtgtatggcttgcaggatcttagttccctacccagggactgaacctggaccaTGACGGTAAAAGTGCCGAGTCTTAGCCATTGGTCCACCAGAGAATTTcctgcaatatttttaaaagtaaaaaaaaacacaaaaaacaaaaaacctacaaaaaagTCCTCTGACAAACTTTAAGCAGAAAGGCTAACAAGACCGTAAATAGAACAGTTTTCAGCAGTaactaagtatttaaaaaatttaatcttaTGAGTGAGTTTTTTATCATTTCCCCAACATTTAAATCTTTCAGAGACCCTGGACTTTTACTATTATAACTACTGATAAGAACAGATCTTAGGAAAAAAGTATTAAACATATGGTCTTTCCAGGAATTTGCTAGAAACATTTATGTCAAATGTGCTATGCCTAGGAGTCTTTCTTTTTCCAGTGTTATGGTACTAAAATAGCTGCCCAAATTCTATAAGACTAGACaccccagtctcctgcaaaaGTAAGAAGAGACCTACCAGTACAAGGCTCATTTACATGCCAATAACTGTAACAGGTAAACGTCCTTCAAGATAGAAATGATTCATTTCAAATCTCTTTCTATATCAGGATAATGTGCCCAGTTGATtgggggcatttttttttttaacagttaatTCATTCTTAAGGGAAGTCATGTGGCTCAAAATGGCATTCTATGGGAGCAGTGTAGAGATTACTTAACAGTGGTGACAGGCGACTAGTGAATGCCTGCCACGTATGTTTCTAGCTTAAAGCTGTTTCAACCATCTTAGTGGTATGGTGCTCAAGGGTTTCTATAacccatttattcatttgttagaACAGACTGAAAAGATGACTTTCTGGAGGGAAAACACAATTTTGCATAACTGGAGTAATACAGCAAGCTAAAAATCTCTCACCTGTCGATAGGAAAGTTATTTACTCACCTTCCCACGTGCTGGTTTGGACTCTAGAGCTTATACAGCCTCCCCACAAATATTTTCAGAACACCTGCTTCATAGCCCTCATTTGAGAGCAGAATCTCCACTATAGGCCAAAAGCCCAGCTAGAACATTCCTTGGAGGCACACTAAAGTCTAACCTTGGAACAAACAAATCTTCTAGAAGACTACCAGGATCCCAGCACTGAACTGTATTTTACTGTCAGGTACTAGCTTTCCTTACAGGATAATATCAGAAAGAGGCATGTAACAGTCATTGTTATAGGACTACTGTTATAAATGCCTTTGACAGACTCTTAAGGCTGTTTACCTAGAGGTTCTCAGgagaaattaactttaaaatcaaGTCACTGAGAAGCTGGTAGGTTTATCACTCTAATAATAACACATACCCTCAATCCTGATTTAGTCTTGTTTATACTTTTACTGTTACTTTAAGGAATGTGTTTGTGTTAAGATCCTCAAATGTTTAGAATGTAAATGAGAAAGCAATAACAATAGCAAACTGTCCCCAATAACTTCAAAGAAGTAGGGGTGGAGGGGTCACAGGGACGAATGCCATGTAGACTCTTCCTCAACCTAATACCCTTAAACTGTAACAATATCCTAAGTAACAATACTGCTGACCTATGGTCAGCTGCCCAGGCTAAGTAGCCCATAATCCATCTCCCACCCTTGGGAGAACTCTGAGACCCAAAACTATTTACTAACAGGTCACACAAAGTTAGCTATCACACAGcacttttaagagttttccagaTGAACTTGTATTTAGGGATGATGACTCTTTAAAGCCAAGGAAAGCAGGAAATTTGTCATGTTCAGTGTACAAAATAACTACCACCTCTGCCTCTACCACCACTCACCTTCCCTTGGGCACTTGCAGAATGAACATGAAGATCGGTGTCCACCAGTGCTGGCCTTACActgcacagggaaagaaaataattcaatttgaccaaaaaaaaaaaaatttttttttaaccttatatATATAACACAGTGACAACtgccaaaaatgaaagaaataagccATATCCCAGATTCCCATAAAACCTAACCATTCTGATATCCTCTACTCATCAGAGCTGGCACAGAATCCGGTGAGCTGCTGTCTGAGAGCTGCCTCTAACAGGGTATCTGGCTGGACC
It includes:
- the RBM6 gene encoding RNA-binding protein 6 isoform X4, which codes for MIHDKEVTLEYVPSLDFWYCKWCKASTGGHRSSCSFCKCPREEAKQELVTYPQPQKTSIPALSEKQASQPSRSADKESEPKKREEGQEPRLGHQKRESERYLPPRREGFTFRRDREKEPWSGETRQDGESKTIMLKRIYRSTPPEVIVEVLEPYVRLTTANIRIIKNRTGHMGHTYGFIDLDSHAEALRVVKILQNLDPPFSIAGKMVAVNLATGKRRNDSGDHSDHMHCYQGKKYFRDRRGGGRNSDWSSDVNRQGQQSSSDCYIYDSATGYYYDPLAGTYYDPNTQQEVYVPQDPGSPEEEDIKEKKPSSQGKSSSKKETSKRDSKEKKDRGVTRFQENASEGTAPPEDVFKKPLPPTVKKEESPPPPKVVNPLIGLLGEYGGDSDYEEEEEEEQTPPPQPRTAHPPQREELTKKENEEDKLTDWNKLACLLCRRQFPNKEVLIKHQQLSDLHKQNLEIHRKIKQSEQELAYLERREREGRFKERGNDRREKLQSLDSPERKRIKYSRETDSDRKPVGKEGIDNSSKGGYVQQATGWRKGAGLGYGHPGLGSSEETESRMRGPNVGAPGRTSKRQSNETYRDAVRRVMFARYKELD